A part of Desulfurobacterium indicum genomic DNA contains:
- the flgA gene encoding flagellar basal body P-ring formation chaperone FlgA, with product MRSFLFALAVLFLTVLPASGETVRDFIKDYVRDHFPGKAIVFISAPDKDINPKKTEVTLTSEDRYYLRFRLYVKNNSGEDIIPVNVRVANLKPVVVAAHDILPKSLIKLDDLKVKKVTESRASLGFSSIDDVVGKRAKRLIKAGFIIKPSDVMPDYRVFKNAPVKVIYVSGNIRIEMVGQALQNGALGDIIEVKNISTGKKLLCKVIGNGVVEFVP from the coding sequence TTGCGTTCTTTCCTCTTTGCTCTTGCTGTTCTTTTCTTAACGGTTTTACCGGCAAGCGGCGAAACCGTTAGAGATTTTATAAAGGATTATGTGAGAGACCATTTTCCGGGAAAAGCTATTGTTTTTATCAGTGCTCCGGATAAAGACATTAATCCGAAAAAAACGGAAGTTACTCTTACTTCAGAGGATAGATATTACCTTCGCTTTAGACTTTATGTAAAGAACAACAGTGGTGAAGACATTATTCCCGTGAATGTAAGAGTAGCGAATTTAAAACCTGTTGTTGTCGCTGCTCATGATATTTTGCCAAAAAGCCTTATAAAGTTAGATGATTTAAAAGTGAAAAAAGTAACGGAGAGCAGAGCCTCTTTAGGATTTAGCTCTATTGACGATGTTGTCGGAAAGAGAGCGAAAAGGCTCATAAAAGCCGGTTTTATAATAAAGCCTTCCGATGTTATGCCTGATTACAGGGTTTTTAAAAATGCGCCGGTAAAAGTTATCTATGTCTCCGGTAATATAAGAATTGAGATGGTTGGTCAGGCACTACAAAATGGCGCTTTAGGGGATATAATAGAGGTTAAAAATATATCTACCGGGAAGAAACTGCTATGCAAGGTTATAGGAAATGGTGTTGTGGAATTTGTGCCCTGA